In Iodobacter fluviatilis, the DNA window GGGGCTGATGCTGGCACAGGGGGGGGAATTTGCTTTTGTGGTAATGGCACAGGCTTTATCTTTGCATATTCTGGATAAGCAGATAACTGAAGAAATCACCATTGTGGTGGGTTTATCAATGGCCTTAAATGCGCCCCTGCTGATGATATTTGAGCGTTTAATTCAGCGTAAAGGTAAAGAAAAAGCAGTTGATTACAGCAATGTGAAATTTGACAGCAATAAAGTTATTATTGCTGGGTTCGGGCGGTTTGGCCAGGCAACCGGGCGTTTACTGTCGGCAAAAGGCATGCAATTTACTGCCCTAGATAAAGACCCTGAACATATTGAGTTTTTAAAAAAAGTTGGGCATAAAATTTATTTTGGCGATGCAACCCGTCATGATTTACTCAGAAAAGCAGGTGCAAAGCAGGCCTCTGTATTATTAATCGCCATTGATAATATCAGCGATTCCCTGCATTTGGCGCAGATGGCAAAGCGCAAGTTTCCGCATTTACGCATTATTGCACGGGCTCATAATCGTACCCATGCTTTATCTTTAATGGATTTAGATGTGGATGTGGTGATTCGTGAAGTATGGGAAAGCAGCTTAACGGCTGCCGAGCATACTTTAATGGCACTAGGATATTCGCCAGCCCATGCAGAGCGAATGATTGATATTTTTCAGCGCCACGATGAAGCATCATTATTAGAGCAATTAGAGCATAAAGATGATATGAATGCCTTAATTGCCCTGGCTAAAGAAAACCGCCAGCAAATGAGTGATTTATTTGTGGCAGACAGAAATGTTTATGCCGCAGAAGAAAAGAAAGTGATTGAGTAATGAATAAAACCATTCATTGGGATATTTTTTGCCGTGTGGTTGATAATTACGGTGATATTGGTGTGTGCTGGCGCCTAGCGCGGCAATTGTCGCGTGAATATGATTTAACGGTAAGGCTATGGGTAGACGATTTAATCAGCTTTCAGCGAATTCAGGCAGATATTTGCACTGATTTGCCTGTGCAAGTGTGTGCTGACGTGGAGGTGCGGCACTGGTGTGAGCCTTTACCGGATGTGGAGCCTGCCGATGTGGTGATCGAGGCCTTTGCCTGTGATTTGCCTGCAAGCTATATTGCCGCCATGAAAGCTGATCCGCGTGATCGGGTTTGGCTGAATCTGGAATATCTGTCTGCAGAAGATTGGGTGCAGGGCTGCCACGGCCTGCCTTCTCCTGCTCAGGGCCTGCCTAAATTCTTTTTCTTTCCCGGTTTTGTGGATGGCACAGGCGGCTTATTGGGCGAGCAGGCCCAGCTTTATGCCAAAGCGGCTTGGTCGCAGGCAGACAGCGATGCGTATCTGGGGCAATGGCAGGCTGTACAGGCCAATAGCATTAAGGTCTCTCTCTTTGCCTATGCCAATCAGGGGCTGGCTGATTTATTGAGCTGCTGGCAGCAATCAGAGCGCCCTGTGCAGGTGTATATGCCCGAGGGACTGTTGCTGCCTTTGGCCGAAGCTGCCTTAGGGCAGGCATTGCCGGCGGGTGCAACGATTTGCCGTGGTGCGCTCAGCCTGTCTGTGCTGCCGATGCAATCGCAGGATGATTACGACCGGCTTCTTTGGAGCTGCGATCTTAATTTTGTTCGGGGTGAAGATTCATTTGTGCGTGCACAGTGGGCAGGCTTGCCGCTGATCTGGCATATTTATCCCCAGGATGATGATGCGCATCGTGCCAAACTGGATGCATTTTTAGCGCTTTATCTGGCCGCTTGTCCCGGTAAATCTGCACAGGTGTTTAATGATTTTTGGCAGGTATGGAATCATGGTGGCGATGTCAAAGCCGCATGGCATAAGCTTTTGCCTGAGATTCTTGCTTTAAAAAGCCATGCTGCGGCGTGGAATGAAAATTTGATTAAACGCGGGGACCTCGCCACTAATCTGGTCAGATTCGTCAATAGCAAGGTAAAATGGCGAGTTAAATTTTAACCATCACTTAAGCTCTAGGTAAACACCGCAATGGCAATCAAAACCGCACAAGAAGTTCGCGTTGGTAACGTAATCATGGTTGATGCTCAACCTTGGGTCGTTCAAAAAACCGAATACAGCAAATCGGGTCGTAACTCTTCTGTTGTAAAGATGAAAGCAAAAAGCTTGCTGGGTACATCTTCTTCAGAAAATGTTTACAAAGCTGACGAAAAATTTGAAGTAGTGACATTAGATCGCAAAGAATGTACTTATTCTTACTTTGCTGATCCTATGTATGTATTTATGGATGCTGAGTTTAACCAGTACGAAATCGAAAAAGACAATCTGGGCGATTCCCTGAACTTTATCGAAGACGGCATGGAAGATCAGTGCGAAGTGACTTTCTACGAAGGTAAAGCCATTTCTGTTGAAATGCCGACTACCATCGTGCGTGAAGTGGTTTACACCGAGCCAGCAGTTCGTGGCGATACTTCAGGCAAGGTAATGAAGCCTGCTCGCCTCTCCAATGGTTACGAATTGCCAGTTGCTGCTTTTATTGAAATCGGCGACAAAATCGAAATCGATACACGCTTCAACGAATTCAAAAAACGCGCTTAATTGCCGTTCAGAATCAAAAAAAGCCACCTTGCAGAAGGTGGCTTTTTTTATTTTATCAACGGCATAAATTGAGCTAAACCTTGAACCACAGAGTAAAAAGAGAGCACAGAGGCTACAGAGCAAAGCCGGTTTACTCTGTGAATCTCTGTGTCCTCAGTGTTCTCTGAGGTTTAAGATTCAGCGATTTTTCTTGATCAGATTCATTTTGAAAAAAGTGGGAGCTTACTTCAACATCTTCCACAAAAAGCTGTATTCCAGCGCTGTCATATCGGCTTTCTGGCTGTTGTCAGCCGCACCCGCATGGCCGCCTTCCATATTTTCATAGTACCAAACCGATTTAACGCCCTCGCTTTGCATTTTTGCCATCATTTTACGCGCGTGGCCCGGGTGGACTCGGTCGTCGCGAGTGGAGGTAGTAAAGAGGATATTCGGGTATTGCGTTTTGGCCTTAATATTGTGATAAGGCGAGTATTTGCTGATGTAATCCCACTCGGCGGGCACATCCGGATTGCCATATTCGCCCATCCACGAAGCACCTGCCAGCAGCTGATTAAAGCGGCGCATATCTAAGAGCGGTACCTGGCAAACCACTGCGCCAAATAAATCCGGACGTTGGGTCATCATTACCCCCATTAAGAGCCCGCCATTGCTGCCACCCATAATGCCAAGCTTTTTAGGTTGGGTAATTTTCTTAGCAATGAGGTCTGTCGCTACGGCAATAAAATCATCGTAGGTTTTCTGGCGATTTTCTTTTAGCGCGGCCTGATGCCAGCGCGGGCCAAATTCACCGCCACCACGGATATTGGCCAGCACATACACGCCACCTTTTTCCAGCCAGGCTTTCCCTGCACCTGCCGAGTAATATGGGGTAAGGCTGACTTCAAAGCCGCCATAGCCATAGAGCAGCGTTGGGTTTGTGCCATCCAGTTTTAAGTTCTTAGGCTTGACGATAAAGTAAGGCACACGCGTGCCATCTTTAGAAACGGCTTCGTTTTGCGCGATGTCCATGCTGCTGGCGTCAAAGAAAGCAGGGCGTTGCTTAAGTAGCTCCCGTTCATCGTTGCCTGCATGGGCCAGATAGAGCGAATCTGGGGTAAGGAAATCGGCGTGGGTGAAAAAGTAATCATCCGAGGCATCCGGATCAATCGCCGTCGCACCGATGGTGCCAAAGGCAGGGGCATTAATGGCGCGTTGCGACCACTTGCCTTCTTTAAAGCGCCATTCAGTCAGGCGGCCTTTTACATTGTCGAGCGCTTCTACGATCAGGAAGTTTTTGGTGGCGGTGGTGCCATTCAGTGCGGTGGTGGGGGTGGGGTTAAACAGCTGAGTAAATTGGCGCTCGCCTGCCTGGAATTTCTCAAAATCACTAGCGATCAAGCTGCCACTAGGCCAAGTCTTGCCGCCAATAGTCCAGCTAGATTTAAGTGTGATCAGAATTTGCGGGCCAAAGAAGCTGATATTGGCATCATCCGGCACGGCAATGCGGCTGAGTTTTTCGCCGCTGCGTAAATAGGTTTCATTGGTATAAAAGGTGACGCCACGGCGGATAATTTCGCGGCGGTAAGTGGCATCTTCGGCCACATAGGCAGAGACAGAAATATCGGTTTTTTGCCCCTCATAAATGGTCTTAGCGGCGCTGAGTGGGGTGCCGCGCTGCCAAAGCTTGACGATACGCGGGTAGCCCGAGTCTGTTTGGCTATCTTTGCCAAAATCGCTGGCTACAAACAGGCTGTCTTTCCCCTGCCAGCTGAGTTCTGATTTGGCTTCTGGCAAACTAAAACCGTCTTTTACAAATGCTTTTTTATTTAAATCAAATTCACGTACTTCTACCGCATCTGCACCGCCACGGGAAAGGCTAATTAAGCATCTGTCGTATTGTGGATAGCGGCAGTCTGCACCCTTATAAACCCAATTCGCATTCTCGGCTTTAGCCAGTGCATCTAAATCTAATACGGTTTCCCAATCTGGATGGGCTGTTTTATAGCTGGCCAGGGTAGTGCGCCGCCAAATACCTCGCTGATGATCGCCATCGCGCCAGAAATTATAAAAGTAGCCGCCCATTTTATTCACATAGGCGATGCGCTCTTTTGAATTAAGGATATCCAGAACATCATTTTTTAGCGGAGCAAAACCCGCTTCTTTTTCTAACATTGCATGGCTAATGGCATTCTGCGCCTTAACCCAATCTAATGATTTTTTACCCGCTACATCTTCCAGCCATTCAAATTGATCGCTAGCTGCATGGACTAAGAGGCTGGCGCTGGCTAGTGCCATTGAAAGTAATACTTTTTGCATATTCTTCCTTGCTGAAATCAATGATTAAACAGATGGGCAGGCGAACATTTGCACATATGCCATGTGGATCGGAAAATATAGCATATTTACCCAAGGTAGGAGGGGATTAGGCAATAAGTTTGATGTACTTGTCCCCCCTTTGAAAAAGGGGGCTAGGGGGTAATGCCGTTCACTTAAGGTATTGGTTTTGCTTCCCCCTTTTAATAAAGGGGGAAGCTGGAGCTCTGCCTAAAGTGGGATTATGGCGCTCTTGAGTGTTCCATTGCCATCAATTCCCAAACACCTGATCTTTCAACATTTTTAGCTGATCGCGTAATTGGGCCGCTTTTTCGAATTCCAAGTTTTTAGCGGCTTCGATCATTTCTTTTTCGAGGCGTTTTAATTCTTTGGCTAGGGATTTTTCGTCAAACTCATTGAGCATTTTTTGCCGCTTCATTTCTAATCGGGCGGCTACGGCGGCTTCTTCGTTATATACGCCGTCGATAATATCCTTGATGCGTTTGACTACGCTGCGTGGTGTAATGCCATTAGCCAGATTAAATGCAGTTTGTTTGGCGCGGCGGCGCTCGGTTTCATCGATGGCTTTTTTCATCGAATTGGTAATCCGGTCGGCGTAGAGAATCGCTTTACCATTTAAATTACGCGCTGCGCGGCCAATGGTTTGAATTAAGCTGCGCTCTGATCTTAAAAAGCCTTCTTTATCCGCGTCTAAAATCGCCACCAAGGATACCTCGGGGATATCTAGGCCTTCGCGTAATAAGTTAATCCCGATCAGCACATCAAATACGCCAAGGCGCAAATCGCGCAGGATTTCTACGCGCTCTACGGTATCAATATCCGAGTGCAAATAGCGCACTTTCACCCCGTGCTCGTTCAGATAATCTGTTAGCTGCTCGCTCATGCGCTTGGTCAGCGTGGTGACCAGTACCCGCTCGCCAATCTCAGTGCGTAGCTTGATTTCAGAGAGTAAATCATCGACCTGAGTGCCGACTGGTCGTACTTCAATAATCGGGTCAACGAGGCCAGTGGGGCGCACCACTTGCTCCACAATCTGCCCCTGATGCTTGGCTTCGTAATCTGATGGCGTAGCCGAGACAAACACCGTTTGCGGCATCAGCTGCTCGAATTCTTCAAATTTAAGCGGGCGGTTGTCCAGTGCAGAGGGCATACGGAAACCATAATCGACCAGATTTTCTTTGCGTGACCGATCGCCCTTATACATCGCGCCAATTTGCGGAATGGTGACGTGGCTTTCGTCGATAATCATGATTGAATTGGGCGGCATATAGTTAATCAGCGTCGGCGGGGCCGAGCCTGCAGGCTTGCCAGAGAAATGCCGTGAGTAGTTTTCAATGCCCTTACAAAAGCCCATCTCAATTAGCATTTCTAGATCAAAACGGGTGCGCTGCTCTAGGCGCTGTGCCTCGACGAGTTTGTGTTCTTTGTAATAAAACGCCAGCCGGTCAGTCAGCTCCGCCTTGATGGTCTCGATGGCTTCCAACACCTTTTCGCGCGGTGTAACGTAATGGCTGCTGGGGAAAACCGTAAAGCGGCCCACGCGCTGCTTGATATGGCCTGTAAGCGGATCGAATAATTGCAGTGTTTCTAATTCATCATCAAATAAATTCACCCGCAGCGCCAATTCGGCCGATTCGGCAGGGAAGATATCAATCACATCGCCACGCACCCGAAAACAGCCACGGCTAAAATCGGTGTCGTTTCTATCGTATTGCATGGCGGTTAGGCGTTTGATCATATCGCGCTGGGCAACGCGCTCGCCTTCTTTCAGATGCAAAATCATCTGGTGGTAAGAGCTGGGATCGCCAATCCCGTAAATCGCGCTGACGGTGGCCACAATAATACAATCCGGCCGCTCTAAAATCGCCTTGGTGGCCGACAGCCGCATTTGCTCGATATGCTCATTAATGGCCGAATCTTTTTCGATAAATAAATCGCGGCTGGGCACATAGGCTTCGGGCTGGTAGTAATCGTAGTAAGACACAAAGTATTCAACCGCATTTTGCGGAAAGAATTCGCGCATCTCCGAGTAAAGCTGCGCCGCCAGCGTCTTATTCGGCGCCATCAAAATAGCTGGCCGCCCCGATTGGGCAATCACATTCGCCATCGTATAAGTCTTACCCGAGCCTGTTACCCCAAGTAGGGTTTGATACTGCAAACCATCTTCCAGCCCTTCAAGCAGCTGAGCAATGGCCGTTGGCTGATCGCCAGCAGGCGGAAAAGGCTGAAACAGGCGATAGGGGCTGCCGGGGTAATCGACAAACATGGGCAAGATCCTGTGTTGACGAGGCGAAGTAGGCTTATTCTACCGAATAGAACGCTCGTCCGCTTTAATGGTTTGAGGGTTGTGTGGAGTGGATCGTTGGCCGTGCAAGTAATGGAGTCGATTACGGGCAGCACCTAGATGTATTTATTTGGTGTTCAGGTTGAGGTGTAAATGTAGTTGTTTGTTTTAGTAACTTTTATTTAACGTGTAACTAGTGTCAAGCTGACGTAAAGTTTTGCGTAAATTATAGATGCTGATTTTTGTTGCCAAGCTTAGTGCTTGTTAGCTCTATAAAGGGGCATTCCATACTGTGGGGCAAAGATGGTGATTTTTTAAGAGGAAGTACCCGTGAAGACTGCGGATCTTATTTATGAAGCTAAGTTCAGAAGAGCTACTGAAGTTCTGGATTCCACTGGAATATGGAAATCTAACTACATGCCGCCAGCCACCAGATTACTGCGGCGTATAGGTTTTAGTGTTCGGCCCCCGCATTTCGCAAGTTTTGTAAAAACGGCTATTTCATGTGCGGCTTATTTCAGTGCGGTATGGGGGCTATTAATGTGGCTACTCGTTTGGTCAAGTCAGGGTATGTTTTGGGGGGATGTAGTCACCAGAGCTATATTGGCGGGCATGTTTTTTGGTGTTGCAATGGCTGCTTACTATGCTTATGGGCGTATGAAGTACAAGCTGCCATCTTGGGAAAACTTGCTGCATAGTGATAATGAAGCCTGAATTTTAGCTTGGGCTAAAGCGTTATTAGCCCAACATTTGTATTTACGGAGATGCGCCGGGCAGATAAAACATGTTCAAGCAACTTGCTATCGTGCTCGCTTCTTAGTTTCACCTTAAGCGCAGAATCAGCAGAGAGTTAAATATGAATTCAAAATACACAGGGCAGTGCCTTTGTGGCGAAATCCGCTATTCAGTTGATGTTGAACCATTATTTGCTGGAAACTGTCACTGCAAAGACTGCCAAAGAAGCTCGGGGAGCGCTTATATCCCTGCCATGCTTTTCCCTGAAAAAAATGTGCTTGTTTCTGGTGAGGCAAAATATTTTGAGTCAACGGCGGATAGCGGAGGTACGCATAAAAGAGGGTTCTGCCCGAATTGTGGCGCTCAATTGTTCGCAAAATTCAGCAATCTTCCCGGTATGCTGGGCATAAAAGCGGGCACCTTAAACGACGCATCGCACTACGTGCCAAAGTTAGATTTCTATGTGGCAGGCGCCGCAACCTGGGATTTTATGGATGCCCAACTCCCCAAAAAACAAGGTTCCCCTCAAGGATAAAGGGCATTCTCATAACAAGGTGTTTAACGGGGGCAGTACGGTGGATTGGGCTAAAGCTTTATCGGAGGCGCTGGGCAGATAAAACACGCCCAATTTACTTGCTAACTAAAGTCAGAAAGATCTTTTTAGTGCCTTCGGCACGTTGATTTAGGAGCGGTAGCCACCGCGGGGGCCTTCCTTTCTTGAACGGCCAAGAAACGAAGCCAAAGAAGGCCGCCCCACGAAACACGAAGGCCCCTGCGCTGCGGACAATCGAGTCGGCGGCGGGCGGGATTGGCTCGCTGCCTCGCTCCCTGGCCGAAACCCCGCCCCGCTTGTTCCTCACTACGGCGTGTTTCAAGGGGACTTTAAAGCCCTATGCGAAGAGTGTGGTTATTGTGCCTTTCCGCTACTTGCTAATAAAAAAGGCATGTTTCTTAAGCCTTGGCTTTCCCCCGTAACACCTCTGTTCCCCGCGCCCTCCGTACTTCAAGGCTCAGGTTTTTTTACTTCGCTGAATCCTTGCGTTAAGGTGTCGCCATTGTTGAATCATGTATAGAAGCACACCCAATGATAAATACCCCCCATTACTGCGAACTGAACGTCGGGCATCGTGCTGCGGCGGCCACAAATGTGCGCGATATTGTCAGCGTGGCGATTGGTCATCGCAGCGATGAAGCGGCCTTAATTGTTTACGATGTTGAATGCCCTTTGGCGCAGGTGTTGGCCGATAGCTATCGCTTAGCTTTGCCAAGCGCGCAGGTGATTGAAATCAGCAGCGTGGATAATGATGCGGTGATGGCGGCGTTTCATGCTCAGCCAGCTGGGGCTTTGGTGGTGCTGATTCAATCGACGCATTTTCGCCTCGATGCCTATCGTTTGCGGGTGCAGTTGTTTAATCAAGAGCTAAAAGTCATCGAGCACGTGCATTTGGCGCGCATGGTGGCGGATGAAGCGCCTTTGTATATTGAAGCGCTGGCTTACGATGCGGCATATTATCGCGGTACAGGTAGTGCCTTGCAGGCGCGGATTAATGCGGCCCCGCACGCGCGCGTTACCAGCGGTGATGGCCATGTGCTGACTTACGCAGGCCCACTGGAAGGCGCTAAGCTAAATGTGGGCGATTACCGCCAAATGAAGCATATTGGTGGGCAGTTTCCGATTGGCGAAGTGTTTACCGAGGCGCGTGATTTAACGCAGCTAAGCGGCCGTGCTGATATTTTTGTGTTTGGAGATACCAGCTTTCACTGCAATTTTCCGGCCCTGCCGATCACTCTGATTGTTGAGCAGGGCTGTGTGATTGGAGTGGAAAACAGCACGCCGTATTTTGATGAAGTGCTGGCCAAAATCCGCGCAGTGGAAGGCGAAGTGTGGGTGCGTGAGCTGGGCCTAGGCCTAAATCGTGCATTCAGCCGCGAGCGTACCGTAAGCGATATCGGCACCTTTGAGCGGCTGTGTGGCGTTCATTTATCGTTGGGCGCTAAGCACGGCAGCTACAACAAGCCACAATTTAAACGCAAAGACACGCGTTTTCATATCGATGTATTTGTCGCTACCACTGGCGTGTATTTAGGCGATGAAAATGTTTATATCGATGGGCAATGGCGGGTGTGATAAAAACTAAAGGGGCTAGGCTTCCTTTAAATATTAATAATTAAAGAACGTCAGCTATTTGATACGCTTTATAAGCGAAGATATACGGGCTTGTATATGTGCTTGACATTGTGCTGAGCAAAATTTAGTCTACATTAGAATTTGCTAATTTAAAATTGTAAGGTAGATAATTAATGAATAAATTATTGCTTGGTGTTTTGGTGGCTTTAGCTTTTGTTTCATCACATGCAGAAGAGACTGTGGCTAAAACGGATACAACGGCTAAAAGCCGGATTAGAGTTTTTGGCCAAAATGGTGCTGGGGCAAGGGTATATCCAGGATTGAGCTGCGTGAAATCTGTATGGAGTAGCGACGGAATTCTTGTTTCCGGCGGAATGGGCCAAGCATTTTCATCTTTTGTTGGTATGGCTTCTAATATCAGCCTTGGCATGGCCGAAACAGACAGCAGTCGTAACTTAAGCAGCAAGGATGGTATTTTATCTAAAGCGTATTATCAGGAGCATGAAATTGCAGCGGGGCAACCTGCAAGTGTGGCATTAAGTTATAACGATGTAAGTTCGTTTTATATTGCAAATGGTGTGTCGTATAGCACGGTTGGCCGCCGATGCGGTGGTAATGTCACATTCA includes these proteins:
- the earP gene encoding elongation factor P maturation arginine rhamnosyltransferase EarP, which produces MNKTIHWDIFCRVVDNYGDIGVCWRLARQLSREYDLTVRLWVDDLISFQRIQADICTDLPVQVCADVEVRHWCEPLPDVEPADVVIEAFACDLPASYIAAMKADPRDRVWLNLEYLSAEDWVQGCHGLPSPAQGLPKFFFFPGFVDGTGGLLGEQAQLYAKAAWSQADSDAYLGQWQAVQANSIKVSLFAYANQGLADLLSCWQQSERPVQVYMPEGLLLPLAEAALGQALPAGATICRGALSLSVLPMQSQDDYDRLLWSCDLNFVRGEDSFVRAQWAGLPLIWHIYPQDDDAHRAKLDAFLALYLAACPGKSAQVFNDFWQVWNHGGDVKAAWHKLLPEILALKSHAAAWNENLIKRGDLATNLVRFVNSKVKWRVKF
- the efp gene encoding elongation factor P; its protein translation is MKTAQEVRVGNVIMVDAQPWVVQKTEYSKSGRNSSVVKMKAKSLLGTSSSENVYKADEKFEVVTLDRKECTYSYFADPMYVFMDAEFNQYEIEKDNLGDSLNFIEDGMEDQCEVTFYEGKAISVEMPTTIVREVVYTEPAVRGDTSGKVMKPARLSNGYELPVAAFIEIGDKIEIDTRFNEFKKRA
- a CDS encoding prolyl oligopeptidase family serine peptidase; its protein translation is MQKVLLSMALASASLLVHAASDQFEWLEDVAGKKSLDWVKAQNAISHAMLEKEAGFAPLKNDVLDILNSKERIAYVNKMGGYFYNFWRDGDHQRGIWRRTTLASYKTAHPDWETVLDLDALAKAENANWVYKGADCRYPQYDRCLISLSRGGADAVEVREFDLNKKAFVKDGFSLPEAKSELSWQGKDSLFVASDFGKDSQTDSGYPRIVKLWQRGTPLSAAKTIYEGQKTDISVSAYVAEDATYRREIIRRGVTFYTNETYLRSGEKLSRIAVPDDANISFFGPQILITLKSSWTIGGKTWPSGSLIASDFEKFQAGERQFTQLFNPTPTTALNGTTATKNFLIVEALDNVKGRLTEWRFKEGKWSQRAINAPAFGTIGATAIDPDASDDYFFTHADFLTPDSLYLAHAGNDERELLKQRPAFFDASSMDIAQNEAVSKDGTRVPYFIVKPKNLKLDGTNPTLLYGYGGFEVSLTPYYSAGAGKAWLEKGGVYVLANIRGGGEFGPRWHQAALKENRQKTYDDFIAVATDLIAKKITQPKKLGIMGGSNGGLLMGVMMTQRPDLFGAVVCQVPLLDMRRFNQLLAGASWMGEYGNPDVPAEWDYISKYSPYHNIKAKTQYPNILFTTSTRDDRVHPGHARKMMAKMQSEGVKSVWYYENMEGGHAGAADNSQKADMTALEYSFLWKMLK
- the uvrB gene encoding excinuclease ABC subunit UvrB, whose amino-acid sequence is MFVDYPGSPYRLFQPFPPAGDQPTAIAQLLEGLEDGLQYQTLLGVTGSGKTYTMANVIAQSGRPAILMAPNKTLAAQLYSEMREFFPQNAVEYFVSYYDYYQPEAYVPSRDLFIEKDSAINEHIEQMRLSATKAILERPDCIIVATVSAIYGIGDPSSYHQMILHLKEGERVAQRDMIKRLTAMQYDRNDTDFSRGCFRVRGDVIDIFPAESAELALRVNLFDDELETLQLFDPLTGHIKQRVGRFTVFPSSHYVTPREKVLEAIETIKAELTDRLAFYYKEHKLVEAQRLEQRTRFDLEMLIEMGFCKGIENYSRHFSGKPAGSAPPTLINYMPPNSIMIIDESHVTIPQIGAMYKGDRSRKENLVDYGFRMPSALDNRPLKFEEFEQLMPQTVFVSATPSDYEAKHQGQIVEQVVRPTGLVDPIIEVRPVGTQVDDLLSEIKLRTEIGERVLVTTLTKRMSEQLTDYLNEHGVKVRYLHSDIDTVERVEILRDLRLGVFDVLIGINLLREGLDIPEVSLVAILDADKEGFLRSERSLIQTIGRAARNLNGKAILYADRITNSMKKAIDETERRRAKQTAFNLANGITPRSVVKRIKDIIDGVYNEEAAVAARLEMKRQKMLNEFDEKSLAKELKRLEKEMIEAAKNLEFEKAAQLRDQLKMLKDQVFGN
- a CDS encoding DUF6404 family protein, with the translated sequence MKTADLIYEAKFRRATEVLDSTGIWKSNYMPPATRLLRRIGFSVRPPHFASFVKTAISCAAYFSAVWGLLMWLLVWSSQGMFWGDVVTRAILAGMFFGVAMAAYYAYGRMKYKLPSWENLLHSDNEA
- a CDS encoding GFA family protein, which produces MNSKYTGQCLCGEIRYSVDVEPLFAGNCHCKDCQRSSGSAYIPAMLFPEKNVLVSGEAKYFESTADSGGTHKRGFCPNCGAQLFAKFSNLPGMLGIKAGTLNDASHYVPKLDFYVAGAATWDFMDAQLPKKQGSPQG